The genomic interval ACTTACGCCACAGGGGGGCACGATCTGAGAGTCGGACGACAGGGCAAAACGTCACACCTGTCGCTTCGAGCCGACGGCGCCCCTCGTCGTCGGCATAGTTGCCTATGAACACCACCGGACGACCCGCCTCTGCGCAGACGTGAAGGATGGAGAGCACCGGCGGATAATACACTAAGTCGTCCTTTAGGACGAGGTAAAGAGTTTCTAGCATATTTCTGGGAAAATATTTTAACTTATTATAAAAATGGACTGCCTTGTCACAGAAAGGCTGTGCAAAAATCCGATAGCAATGGGCCGTTGTGTCTTGATGTGACAATTTATGTGCATGGACGCGCTTTATTTTCAATACGAAGGCTGCAGCTACCGTGAGCGTCAGAGCCAGTGCCAACTCCATTTCAGCTCAGGGAGCAGTGACATCAGGGAGAAGGAACCAAGCAGGAAGAATACTCGCGCTCCAACATTTCGCATATGGTTCCAATCGTTGCTCCGTGCCTGCAAAATGTGACAGTGACGATGGTGCACATGGACAGAACTTTCGTCAGTAAGATAAGACGGCTTGGCGATGGTGATTGAGAGAGTAAATTAAACTGTGTCAAACGAAAAAGTTCAATTTACTCTTTCCACCAATAGGGTCGAAGGCTATCTCGTCAAATCCGTAGAATCACGAAAAATAAAAATATTGCTTTTTGCTGACTGGGGACAAACCGCTCAACAACTCGCAATCCGATTCAGTGACCGTTTTTCTATTATGTAGATATGACAGAGATCGAAAAAAACGGCATCATATTTACGGGATGATTTTGGGATCATTCAAAATCCCGAAATCGTCCCGAATACGAACCTTGACACAGTTTGCTTTATGCTTCTGGTGATGTGAAAGTCATACCTGTACCTCCTTTTCCAAAAAGTCTGCTATGCGGCAGCAGGCAAGCCCGTCTCCATAGGGGTTCACGGCGTGGCTCATGGCCTCGTAGCGGGCGGGTTCGTTCAGCAGAGCAGAGACTTCGGTGACAATCTTGCCATAGTCCGTGCCCACTAATCGCACGGTACCCGCATCCAACGCTTCGGGACGCTCGGTGGTGTCGCGCATCACCAGCACGGGTTTGCCCAATCCGGGAGCCTCTTCCTGAATGCCACCACTGTCGGTCAATACAATGGTAGATTTTTCCATCAGATATACAAATGAGAGGTATTCTAGTGGCTCGATGAAAAACATGTTGCCCAAATTGGAAAGGCTCTCGCCAAACACTTCATGGATAGGTTTGCGCACATTAGGATTCAAGTGCATGGGGTAGACGAAATCCACCGCTGGGTGACGCTCTGCCAACGTCCGTATGGCGCGGCAGATGGAGAGGAAACCCTCGCCGAAGTTCTCGCGGCGGTGTCCGGTGATGAGCACTAATCTGCGCCCTCCGACAAGGCGGGCCACATCATAACCGGCTTGAGACAGGATGTCCTCCAGCTCTGCATCCAATGCCTTGTCGCCCTTGATTTTATCCTCCACCATGTAAAGGGCATCTATCACCGTGTTACCTGTCACCGTTATCCGCTCCGGCCTGACGTTTTCGGCCAGTAAGTTCCGCCTGCTCAATGGCGTGGGGGCGAAGTGATAGGTGGCAATGCGCCCAGTGAGCTGGCGGTTCATCTCTTCCGGCCAAGGGCTGTAGATGTCGTGCGTGCGCAGCCCCGCCTCCACGTGACCCACCGGAATTTGCCGGTAGAACGCGGCGAGGGCGGCAGCCGTAGAGGAGGAGGTGTCGCCATGCACCAACACCACGTTGGGGCGCACTTCTTCCAGTACGTCGCGCATTCCTGTGAGGATACGGGCGGTCACGTCGTACAAATCCTGCCCCTGCCGCATGATGTCGAGGTCGTAATCGGGCCGGATGTCAAACAGGCGGAGCACTTGGTCCAGCATCTGGCGGTGCTGCCCCGTAATGCAAATGACGGTTTCAAACTTGTCGGGGCGTCTTCGGAACTCCTTTACTAAAGGTGCCATCTTAATGGCTTCAGGTCGTGTGCCGAAGGCTAGCAGTATTTTTCTTTTCATTTTTGTATGATAGGATTGGTTTTCTTGCAGTCTCGGGGCTAACTTCCCCACCGAGGGCAGAAAGTCTAATCTATGACTACAAATTTCTGTGTATATAATGTATGAATCTTTTTTACCTTCCCTGTCTCCGTTTCACCCACTTGAGCAACGCCCCCAGCTTGGTTTGTGCAAGGAATACCCGCAGCCTTGTCAGATAGTAGTGGGGTGGGCGGAACTCCTTCCGAGCCACGCTTCTGTATCCCCGGCGGTGTATCATGTCATAGCAGTGGGGGCGGATGGCGGGCATCCGGGTAGGGCGCAGCAGATTGCCGTTCTCGGCGACAGCGTGCTCCACGCACGAGGGGCAGCTATGCAGGGTATTTTCCACCTCCTGCCACACGGCAGCTCCTTGCGGGCTGTTCAGCAACACGAGCGACACGCCCTTGTCCGTATCCATGTTCGGAAAGTACCTCTTCACTCCCCAATAGTCGGCCAGCGTGATGTCGCCCTGACGGGGGATCCGTGCGAACGGGCAGTGATAGCAACTGTATCGGTAGCCGAACGCCCGCATGAACTGGTAGAAGTAGGGGCTGAGGTCGTAACTGTACAAGCGGCGCACACCGCTCTTGTGCCGGGTTTGCGAGACGTAATTGTACGTCTCGCAAATCCCCCACCCTCCCATATCTCGGAATGAGTAGGAGGTTATTTCTCCCTGCTCTTTCTGCCTCAGATAGTCCAGATGCCAGTCGAACAGCTGCTGCGAGGGGGTACCATGGCACACCAAATCGGAGGTCACCAGCGTAGCGTACTCCTGCTGCAGGAAGGCTCTCAGACCTGCCACTTGGCAACCCGTGCCCGTGAAGTAGACCCAGCGGCCTGCCTTTAGGTGGGCGCGTATCTCTCGGAAAGTGCCGCGCAGGTCGCTTTGCAGGTATTTGGAACCGCGCAGCGGACGGAGTTCCTCTAAGGTCTCCGCCCCCGTGTGGCGCAGCCGGAAAAGTTCGTCGAAGGCCGCCCCGTACACGATGCCTCCCTGCCCGATAACCCAACGGCTGACAGCGTAGAACAGT from Alistipes ihumii AP11 carries:
- the wecB gene encoding non-hydrolyzing UDP-N-acetylglucosamine 2-epimerase, which gives rise to MKRKILLAFGTRPEAIKMAPLVKEFRRRPDKFETVICITGQHRQMLDQVLRLFDIRPDYDLDIMRQGQDLYDVTARILTGMRDVLEEVRPNVVLVHGDTSSSTAAALAAFYRQIPVGHVEAGLRTHDIYSPWPEEMNRQLTGRIATYHFAPTPLSRRNLLAENVRPERITVTGNTVIDALYMVEDKIKGDKALDAELEDILSQAGYDVARLVGGRRLVLITGHRRENFGEGFLSICRAIRTLAERHPAVDFVYPMHLNPNVRKPIHEVFGESLSNLGNMFFIEPLEYLSFVYLMEKSTIVLTDSGGIQEEAPGLGKPVLVMRDTTERPEALDAGTVRLVGTDYGKIVTEVSALLNEPARYEAMSHAVNPYGDGLACCRIADFLEKEVQV
- a CDS encoding Coenzyme F420 hydrogenase/dehydrogenase, beta subunit C-terminal domain is translated as MYFKTLDKAECCGCTACFAACPKRCITMRSDEEGFLYPEIDKAACIECGLCERVCPFDRPTYANTPAPQVYASYVKDENQQVQSSSGGLFYAVSRWVIGQGGIVYGAAFDELFRLRHTGAETLEELRPLRGSKYLQSDLRGTFREIRAHLKAGRWVYFTGTGCQVAGLRAFLQQEYATLVTSDLVCHGTPSQQLFDWHLDYLRQKEQGEITSYSFRDMGGWGICETYNYVSQTRHKSGVRRLYSYDLSPYFYQFMRAFGYRYSCYHCPFARIPRQGDITLADYWGVKRYFPNMDTDKGVSLVLLNSPQGAAVWQEVENTLHSCPSCVEHAVAENGNLLRPTRMPAIRPHCYDMIHRRGYRSVARKEFRPPHYYLTRLRVFLAQTKLGALLKWVKRRQGR